The Hippea jasoniae genome includes the window AAAGCTAAAAAGGGAAATTGTAGAGAAATTGGATAATAACCATATCTGGATTGTAGCCTGCGGGCCGCTGTGTCATAATAGATTGGTCGAATGGATAAGGCACAATATCCTTGATGGTGAGTTTTTATATTTTTATGATGCTATTGCGCCGATTGTATATGCCGATAGCGTTGATTTTTCAAAGGGTTTCTGGGGTTCAAGATACAGTGATGATAAGGATTATTTTAACTGTATATTGAATGAAAAGGAATACGATGTTTTTTATAACGCTTTAATTGAGGCAGAAAAGATTGAATTTAAAGAGTTTGAAAAAAACTATTATGAGGCATGCCTTCCCATAGAGGAGATTGCAAGCCGTGGTAAACAAACACTACTTTTTGGACCACTAAAACCTGTTGGTTTAAAATACAAAGGTAGGCAACCATTTGCCGTTGTACAGTTAAGAAAAGAGAATAAACAGGGGAGTCTTTTATCGATTGTTGGTTTTCAAACAAAGCTTACATATCCTGAACAAAAAAAGGTTTTTAGACTTATACCAGCGTTGAGGAATGCAGAGTTTGCAAAATTAGGCAGCCTTCACAGGAATACCTATTTAGATGCCCCGCGCGTTTTAAATGTTTTTCTGCAATCAAAAAAGATGGATAATATTTTTTTTGCAGGTCAATTAAGCGGGGTTGAGGGTTATATGGCCTCTGCTGTTACAGGGATTTATGTAGGTATGAATGTAGCCTTGCTTATTAAGAAAGATAGAATGCTTAAGCCACCTGAAAATACGATGTTTGGCGGTTTGATAAGGTATATCACATCAAAAGAGGAAAAACTTCAGCCGATTGGTGAAAACTTTGGATTCATAGATATTGGAAAGATGAAAAATAAAAGACAAAAGAGGCTTCTTCAGGCAAAGGAGGCAATAGAAAACACAAGAAGATGGAGAGAGCTTTATGAAAGTGAGTTTGCTTAATTTTACTCAAGACCCAGACATGACAGCGGCGATTTCTGCCCGCAATTGCTATTCATCAACACCACCAAGAAAGCTAAACGATGATGAAATAAAAAGAATCTTAAGACAGGTGATTGGCTCTGGTCATCTGTCGGTTATAGAGCATGTGAGTTTTACATTTCTTGTTGAGGGCATAAGCAGGGTTGCCACGCATCAGCTTGTAAGACACAGACTTGCAAGCTACTCCCAGCAAAGCCATAGATACACAAAAATCAAGCAGGAGAGTTTTGTTATACCGCCCTCTATTAATGATAATGAAGAGGCAAAAAAATTATTCAACGAAGTTGTTGAAAAAAGTCTTGAGGTTTATGAGAAACTGATAGCAATGGGCATAAAAAAGGAGGATGCGCGTTTTGTTATCCCGCAGGCTGTATCATCAAATATCGTTATTACGATGAATGCAAGAGAGCTTTTGCATTTTTTTACTTTGAGGTGTTGCGTCAGGGCGCAATGGGAGATCAGAGCTCTTGCTATAGAGATGTTAAAACTTGCTAAAAGCAAAGCACCTGTGATATTTGAAAAAGCAGGACCAGCCTGCATAAAGGGTAGATGCCCCGAAAAACAACCCTGTGATAACATACCCCAGATCAGGGAGTTTTTTAAAAACCTATGAGCGGCAAGCTGTTTGTTGTTGCAACACCCATAGGCAATCTAAAAGATATCACCTTCAGGGCTGTTGAAACGCTAAAAAGCGTAGATTATATCCTTGCAGAATCACCTCACCATTCAAAAAGGCTGCTTGAGACTTATGCAATTAAAACAAAAACAGTCAAATATAACGATGATTATAATGTTGAAAAAATTATAGAAAAAGCTGTTGAGGATTTAAAAAGTGGTCTTAATATTGCATTAATTAGCGATG containing:
- the trmFO gene encoding methylenetetrahydrofolate--tRNA-(uracil(54)-C(5))-methyltransferase (FADH(2)-oxidizing) TrmFO produces the protein MEVNIVGGGLAGVEAAFALANRGVAVNLFEMKPEFFSDVHKSEYLAEIVCSNSFGSKKLTTASGVLKKEMEILDSILLKAAHKAEVEAGNALAVDRVQFSKLVTQWVLENKNIKLKREIVEKLDNNHIWIVACGPLCHNRLVEWIRHNILDGEFLYFYDAIAPIVYADSVDFSKGFWGSRYSDDKDYFNCILNEKEYDVFYNALIEAEKIEFKEFEKNYYEACLPIEEIASRGKQTLLFGPLKPVGLKYKGRQPFAVVQLRKENKQGSLLSIVGFQTKLTYPEQKKVFRLIPALRNAEFAKLGSLHRNTYLDAPRVLNVFLQSKKMDNIFFAGQLSGVEGYMASAVTGIYVGMNVALLIKKDRMLKPPENTMFGGLIRYITSKEEKLQPIGENFGFIDIGKMKNKRQKRLLQAKEAIENTRRWRELYESEFA
- the thyX gene encoding FAD-dependent thymidylate synthase; the encoded protein is MKVSLLNFTQDPDMTAAISARNCYSSTPPRKLNDDEIKRILRQVIGSGHLSVIEHVSFTFLVEGISRVATHQLVRHRLASYSQQSHRYTKIKQESFVIPPSINDNEEAKKLFNEVVEKSLEVYEKLIAMGIKKEDARFVIPQAVSSNIVITMNARELLHFFTLRCCVRAQWEIRALAIEMLKLAKSKAPVIFEKAGPACIKGRCPEKQPCDNIPQIREFFKNL